CGAGGCAATGCTACATTCACCATACCTTCGAGAGGTGATTTTTTCGCGTCTGCGCTTCGCGCAACGTGCGCCTCCGGCGCTACCCCGACGAGGAAGCGGCCATTGCCGTTGAGGCTGTAGTTGCCAACCAAGCCATAGTAATCATTGTTGCCAGCAAAGAGCACACGCCCCTGAGCCTCGTCCGCATTAATAGCATTGAAGAGATGCCAATTTCCATAGCTTGTGTATCGCTGAGCGATTTTGTCAACAAAAGCGTTTGCTTCTGCAACTCCGCCTGCACGAACAATCACAAGCGCATTATCACGCAAACTTTCTACTGGAAAATGTCCAGAAGCTACGCTTTTTGCCATTTCATAATCCATAACAACTGCATAACGTCGTGGCAAATCAGTAATGCCCTTTCTAAAATCGGCAAAAGAATAGACTGGAATTTCTGTTTGATCAGCCAACTTTCCTTTTAAGAGGTCTTTTACTTCACTTTCTGCAAGATGTGCTGCGTATTGTTTTGTCAGCCTTCGTTGATATGCTGTTTCAATTCGTTCTGGTGTTAAAATTCCTCCACCGTGAACTTCAATCATGACTTTATTTCCTTGTTCTGTTGTTCCGACATCCTCTTCTGAAGCGCAAGTGTACCATGTACTCCAAACAGGGTTAGTAAATGGAGCTTTTCTCCTAAGAACTAAAATTTCTGGCATTGATTTAACAAAATTACCTGTTTCAGAAGCACGTGCTTGTGCTGCTCTTAACGCAGTTGGTAGAGAATCATCATAAAATGAATCTGCTGCGTGCTCATCATTGATTGTTACTCGTTCTTGTTTCGCCATTTGTGTCATCACCTTAATTGTTTAATATTGGTACTAAAATCGTGTTATTTATATAGTTTTCGCTTAATTTACTACTTGAAAGTTAATTATTAAAACAGTAAAATATATATACTTGTAAATCCACGCATATCTTGGTGATTACTTATTCAAATTGTTTTTAGTAAGCATGCCTTAGAAAAAATGGATGGATATGGTCTTGATATTGAAGAAGTTGAAACTGCGCTTAAACAAGGAATGAAATGGAAGGAGCATGATACAGAAAAATGGCATGCAAACATGGCAGGAACTGAGTGTGTTTTTGTCAAAGAGGAAGATACCTTATTTGTCATAACTGTTTACAAAAATATGGGTGAAAAACTATGAAATGCGTGATGTGCGGAAAAGGAACATTAGAAGAAAAGATTGTTGAACACAAAGAATTTGGTGTTTCCCTTGGCAAATTTAAGGCACAAGCTTGTTCTTCTTGTGGAGAAGCTTTCTTTGATAGTGACACTGCAAAAAAAATACAAGTGAAATCAAAAGAACTGGGTTTATTTGGACTTGCGAAAAAGACAAAGGTTGCACAAGTAGGAAATAGTCTTGCAGTCAGAATCCCCAAAGAGATTGCTGCATTTCTTAACCTTCAAAAAGAAAAAGAAGTCCGTATTGTTCCAAAAAACACCCATGAAATTACGATTGAAGTTTGATTACTCTCTTTCTTTCTTCATCCAACTATCAATACTCCACTTCATTTGTTCTCTCAATGAAAGCGCAAGCGTTGCCATAAATAAACCAAAGTCTCTGACCGTGATTTCGTTGTAGCCTAACGCAACTATTATGCCTGCGAGATGCAACGCGCAGAGAAAAGAAACTGTTCTCGACCAAAAACCGATCAATAACAGAAATCCAAGCACTGCTTCGATTACTCCCTGAATGTACATAAATAAAGTGAGATTTATTGGAATGAATTGCGCTGCCAAGGGTGGAACATATGCAAGCCACGCATTGACATGAAAAAATTTGTCAATCCCGAAGATGAGGAAAACGACAGCAACTCCTGTTCTCAGCAGGATTGGCGCAAGCCATTGGTATTGCTGTGCTTTCGCTTCTATTTTTTGAAATATCATTTTTCTACACCTCTTTTTTTCTTCTTTCCCAATTGATGAGAAAAATAGTTGTGAAATTAATAAATATCTCCCCTGTGATCTATAGCTTCTAAATATACAATTTTTTCTTGTTCATTTAGAGAAAAAATAAGACGGAACTTTCTAATAAGACGAGTAGAACGTTTTCCGTGTAATGCTCCTGCTAACTCTCCACCTACAGCAACAGGATCTTCCTTTAGATGCTGGATTTTTTTATCTAACGCTGCAAAAAGCTGTGCATTATGCCTATGTGGTTTGAGAAAACGAAGAAAAGTGTCTGTACGCTTGATCATCCATGACATTATAACTCACTAAGTAAATCGTGTGCTGACGTGACTTGTCTTACTTTGCCTTTTCGAATATCTTCCGCACTCTCCGCAAGCTGCTTCATTGTTTCAGGGTTACTGAGAATTTCAATAGTCGCCGAAAGTGATTCAAGCTCCTGCTTTGTGACCATATTGCGCTCTATCTTCTTTAATTCTTCATACACATCTGTTATAGATATTGCTTCTGACATATTCCCCGTTAGGGAGAACTTCTATTTATAGTTTTAGTCATAAAAAGAGGTTTTGGACAAGTTGACTACATTCAAGCAAAAATTAAGAAAAAATGCAAAAATGTACTTTTCGATTATTCTATTCCACAACCACATTTCCTGTCATGCTTGGATGATAGCTGCAGTAATAATCATACAACCCTTTTTTCGTGAAGGTATAAGTCCATGATTCTCCCTGGCTGATTGTTCTGGAATTTAATCCTTCCCCATCCACTGTATGCGGCGCGCTATCATAATTTGTCCAGACTACTGTTGTTCCTTCTTTAATCCTGATTTCCTGATCGTCAAATTTGTAGTTCCGCATCGCAACCGCCACTATTTCCGCTTCAGCAGTTTCTTCTGTGTCACTTTGTTCTTCACTGTCTTTTTCTTCATCATTTCCAACGGAAACTGAGACATCACTGTCACCGACATTGACAACCACTGTTTCTTCCACACCCGCGCCTTCTTCTCCAAGCACTGGCTGTGTTGCGACAACTTCTGTTTCCGCTGCTTTTTCTCCACAACTTACTAAGAAAAATACCATACACAATAATACTACCATTATACTTGTTTTTTTACTTATCATATTTATCATATTATCACCAAAAAGAGTAAAAACGTTGTTCTTTTTTAATGTTTGGAAAAATATAAATAATATGCAATGTAAAAGGGTTTAATGACCCTCAATAATCCTTTTAACCCCTGGCTTACGTTTTCCCTTCTCTTTTTAGGTGTCTGGCTTCTTATTTTTCTAGCGAAGCCCACAGTCAGAAGAGAAATGTTCTGGGTCAGCTTATTTACTATGCCCTTTGGCTTCACAGAGCCGCTTTTTGTTCCAGAATATTGGAGTCCACCATCACTTTTCGATCTTGCCGCAAGAACAGGATTTGACATCGAAAGCTTGATTTTTTGCTTCGCGATTGGAGGGATTGGCGCTGTTTTATATGAGGCTCTCTTTAGAGTAAAACACAAGAAACTCCCTGAAAAAGAAAAACACTGCAAACGACATCACTTTCATCTTCTTGCGCTTACGTCGCCACTATTCGTGTTCATTCCTCTTCTTTTATGGACAGAAATCAACTCTATTTACGCCGCGTGCATCGCAATGTTTGTCGGCGGCATCGCCGCGATGCTCTGCAGACCTGACTTAACGAGAAAGATACTAATTGGCGCGCTCTTATTTCTTAGTCTTTATTTTATTTTCTTCCTTACGTTCATACTAGCCTATCCGGGGATTGTTCAGGAAGTCTGGAATCTTTCAGCGCTCTCTGGAATTCTCTTTCTTGGAATTCCCATCGAGGAACTATTATTCGGCTTTACTTTCGGCATGCTCTGGAGCAGCGCCTATGAACACGCGCTGTGGTACACGGTTGTGAAAAAATGAAAACACCCCGCTTGAGAAAAATCGCGGTGATCGGCGCAGGAATTGCCGGACTCACCTGCGCGTACGAACTCCAAAAAGCGGGTTTTGCGGTCACTGTTTATGAGAAAGAAAATATTGTTGGCGGAAGAATGTCCACAAGAACAAAAAAGGACATGCCCTTTGACATTGGCGCAAATCATCTCGCGAATGTCTATACCGAAATGAGAAAATACTGCAACGAACTCGGCGTTCTCTGGCAGAAGATGTCTTTTCTGCAATACGGCATCGCCCGTGATGGCAACATTCTTCCATTGACCGCAGGAGTGAGCTGGGTTTCAAAGGTGCTGCTTTCTCTCCAATTTCTCCGCTGTGGAAAGGGAATTGATTTCTTTGATCTTTCCACCGCTAGAGCATATGACCATGAAAACGCATATGATTTCATGAAACGAAAAACAGGAAAAGAGATTGCTGATTATTATGTTGATCCTTTCGCGTCAACATATCAATTTCATAGAGCAAAAGAAATAAGCGTCAGCGCCTTACTTGGAGTTATGCAGTCTATAAAATACCATAAAAAAGATTGGGATCTTCATAACACAAAAGGCGGAATGAGCGCATTGCCCAACGCGCTAGCAAAACAACTCCACGTAAGAACAGCTACTCCTGTCACACACATTCACGCGAGGAAAAAAAGCGTCGAACTTGTGACAAATGGAAAAACAGCATCTTTTGAAAAAGCGGTTTTGGCAACCACAGCAGGCATCACCAAAAAGATATACAAAAACCCGACGAGGGAACAACAAAAGGTGCTTGATGGAACACCATACTCTTCCACAATCAGCGTCGCTTTCCGCGTCCCCTCAAAAAAAATGCGGCAGTTTTCTGTTGTCTGGGTTCCATATAAAGAAAGCAGCGCAATATCTGGATTTACCAATGAAAAAATGAAAGGAGAAGAACTCATCCATAAAGACAAAAGCATGCTCTCTGTCTGGCTTCATGAAGATTTCGCGAAAAAGATTCTTGACAAACCAGATAAAGAGATATTCTCTCTTGTCCGAAAAGAATTTCTTAAGATTTGTTCCTGGCTCGACGAGGATGATCTGGAAGGGTATGATTTGCATCGCTGGCCAGAAGCAATGCCCAAATTTTCGCAGGAACATATTCGATCTGTTAGCGAATTTCTGAAAAAAGGGCAAGGAGAAAACAACATTTATTTTTGCGGCGATTATCTCAACAGTCCATGGACAGAAGGAGCGCTTCGCTGCGGTCAACGGGTTGCTCAACAAATCATTGCTTCTTACAAACCCACGCAATAATTTTCTCATCATCAGGAACATTTCTTGAGTCAAAAAACTTGTCTCCAGTAAGGTCCATATACAGATTCATTCCTGTCGCAACGGTGCCATAGACTCCCGCATATCCGCTTGACGCATTGCACCAGAAGAAGTTTGTAAACGGTGTCTTTGCTTTCAGGCGACCAAGACCCATTTGCTCTGGCGTCATGTTGGAGCCGTACGCATTGCCGCGAATCGCCTGACAGAAATCTTCATGCGTCACTGGTGTGCCCACTACTTTTACCGCAATATGCTTACGCAAATCTGGAACATAATATTTTTCCACTAAATCCAGCATCCTCTCCGCAACTGCCATCTTTGCCTGAAGATATTCTTTATAGCTGTTCTTCTGCATATTTTTGAAAACATCATATCCTGTGACTGTCGCGATTTCCATGACATGACTTCCTTTTGGCGCAGTTCCTGCTTTTTCTGTATGCAATGTCGGCGTTGAAATAAAAAACCACTGCTTCTCAAAATTGTGCTCTTCCAACTGCTCTTTCCACATCTTGTTCATATCCCACTGCAGAAGATGCCATGTATTATATTTTCCAAACCCATATTTGAGAAGATCAATATCTTTAAGACCTAAATAAATCATTACTCCTGATGGAGAATATTCATAATCAAGTTTTTTGATGTATTGCTTTGGAAATTTATCCCTGCCAATGATGTAGGACGCTGCCTGAGGATCCATATTACAAATGAACTGTGTAGCGGTAAACGTCTTGCCGTCTTTTGTTTCGAGGCTTGTTACTTTATTTTCTTCTGTATTTATTTTATCCACTTCTGTTTCATAAAAAATATGGCAACCCTCATGCTCTGTGATGAATGACGCAAGCCGTTCTGTCAAATACTTGAAATGTTTTGTTGGATAATACGCTCCATTGTTATAGCCGCAAAATAACGCAATATACGCGAAGATGGACAATCGCTCCGGCGGAAGCATGAAATCTCCCGCGTTCGCGCAGAGAACCGCCTGCGCTTCTTTGCTGAGACCGCACTCATCAAAAACATCTTGAAGTGTTTTTTTTCGATATTTCAGTATTGTCAAACATTTTGGAAAGCTTTTGACGTACTCCCACCAGCCGCTCTTCTGTTTTGGAAGAAATGCTATCTCTTTTCGAATCGTGGTGAGTATCTTGCAGAACTTGTTTACTTTTTTTCCTTCTCCTGGATACGCCGCTTCAATATGCCGCTCAAGCTTGTCAAAGCCGTATGGAATCATAACACTTTTCTCATCGGGCAGAACAACGCGGTCATAGCCTTCTGGATTGAACAATTCAAAAGTGATATCCTTTTCTAATCCTATCTGTTTGAGGAATTCGTAAATTCTCTCTCCTGGCGCGCATCCCCAGATATAATGGATTTGCGCGCAGAAATGAAAATCACCCATCTTAAAGGTGTGCGCATACCCTCCTGGAACGTCGTGCGCCTCGACCATACAAATCTTTTTTCCCGCGTGCGCTAATAGGGCACCTACAGTCAACGCAGAAATTCCTGTTCCAATAATGATAAAATCATATTTCTTTCTTTGTTTGTATATCGCATCCTGCTCTTGACGCTGTTCTTTTGATAACGCACCTGTACTATGCTTCTTCATTTGTTTTCAGATAAAGAAGAACTATTTCAATGTTTCTGTGTTGGTTAGCAAAAGGTTTAAATAAGATGATAAGCAATAATCGTCACTAGTAGAGCACTATACTATGACCTCCTTACACCATATTAAACAAGACATAGAAGACATGAAAAGACTGAGCGACATCGCTACTGCTTTTTTTATGGGCGGTTTTTCGTATTACATTAAAAAAAGTGGACTCAAGAAATGTGTTTCTGTCCGTTGCCGGATTCGCTGTTTCATCAAAAGAAAATGCAATTGTCCTCCTGAAAAGCATTCACTCCCTCTCCATTTCAGAGAAGTGATTGAAAATCTTGGGCCAACATTCATCAAATTTGGCCAGTTACTCAGCTTACGTCCAGATGTTATCCCTGAAGAATACTGCGCTGAACTTCGGAAATTACAGGAAGATGTTCCTGGATTTTCATTCAACGAAGTACAGAAAATTATTGAAGCTGAATTTGGCAAACCTGTTCAATCACTTTTTTCTTCCTTTGATAAAAAACCTATTGCTGCCGCATCCATCGCGCAAGTTCATATTGCCCAGCTAAAAAATGGAAAAAAGGTTGCGGTAAAAGTGCTCAGACCTGACGTTCGAACCACTATTGAACAAGACATTAGAATCATGGAAAAAGTTGCCGCTCTTTTTGAAACGCACATTCCAGAAACACGACCATTCCGACCGAAGCGGTTTGTTCAGGAATTTAAAGATTGGACCATGAAGGAACTTGATTTCCGCAATGAAGGCCGCATTATGGATGAGATGCGGACTGTCTTCAAAAATGAAACGCTTCTCAAAATACCTGAAGTCCACTGGGAATTGACATCGAAAAAAATAGTCACCATGGAATTTATTGACGGTACACACATTAGTGATGCCAAAGGATTACAAAAACTCCACATAAACAAAAAAGAACTTGCTATAAATGGCATCACCATTATTGTCGCGCAAACACTTGTTCATGGCATTTTTCATGGTGATCCTCATCCCGGCAACATTCTTGCTCTCCAAGGAAACAGATTTGGTTTTCTTGATTTTGGCATTGTGGGGAGAGTGACTGAACGACAGCGGCGAAAACTTTCTCTTTATCTCATCCACTTGTTAGAGCGTGATTTTGAGAGAGCCATGGTGCACATCCTTGATCTCGCGGAGACAACAGAAGAATCAGATATTGAAGGATTTAAAAGAGCGTTCATGGACATCCTTGCTGCATGCTACGGCTCTGTGGGAAACAGCAGTTTGAGCGACGCATTTTTTCGCGCAGTTATCGCGGGCGTGCCTTACAAAATTTACTTTCCTTCAGATTTAGTATTACTCTCTAAAGCGTTTGTTACTTCTGAATCTGTTGGAAGAAACCTTTACCCTCAATTTAACATTCTTACTGACGCACGGGAGTCTGTAGAAAAGACGCTGAAACAACAACTTCACCCTGTTAAAACCGTCAAAAATTTATTGAGAAATTCTCTTGATTATGGAGAGATTGTTGAAGATCTTCCGCTTCATACGGCGCGAGTTCTAAAACTCATCGAAAAAGGAAGCATCGCTGTCACCATAGATAAAAAAGAGTTTAGTGGATATATGAACGAATTTCATAAAGCAAACAACATACGCGTTGTTGGAACTATTATCGCGGCACTTGTCATCGCAAGCGCTATTACAAGCTTTCTTCAAGAAGGACAACAGCATATGTTGTCGCTTCCTATGATCGAGCTGTATCTGGCACTAGGACTTGGTATATGGCTTGTGCATTATATGAAAAACAACAAGAAATAAATAGAGAACAATTATAGAAGAAGCATGAGCAAAAATCTTACTTCAGTTCAATCTCTTTATCATCTCGGTCACGCGACCTGGTATGATCCTTTTCGAATACTATGGACAAGGATTGTTGAACACACCCTTGAGAAGGATTTTCTTGAAGCACTTCAAATGAATATTACTTCCAAAACAAAGATTGTAGAGATTGGCTGCGGCACTGGAATTAATATTGGTAGAATTTTGTCTTTGCAGAAACCATTTCCCTCGTATCTCGGCATTGATTTCTCTCCTGATATGCTCGCTGTCGCGCAACAGAAATTTGGACGTCAAGAGCATATTTCTTTTCTTGAAGGAGACGCGCGTACTGTTGTGCTCCCCAAAACCATTGACCTTATGATTTGCACGTGGGTGCTTTCCCACATTCCTGAACCTTCTGCTGTTGTCAACAGAGGTTACAAAAATTTAGCCAAAGATGGCACAATACTTCTTGTTTTTCTCACAAAACCCGTATGGTATATTGCATTCTGGTTTCTTCCCCTTGCAACACACCTCTTTCGCTCTACTTTTGTTTCTGCCGAAGAAATTGAAAAAATGAATGGTAAAAAGGAAATAAAGAAATACGCGTGCGGACTTGCAACATTTGTTGTGATTAAAAAGATATGAGTTCTTCTTTACTTCGATATCTTTAACATATAATACGTTGCAACATACAGAAAAAAAAGATGTTCTGGGAAAACAATAAGATGAAACAATACTGGATAACCGTACAACAAATAACGGATTTGGAGTAATGTGACTGTGACTATTGTGATGACCGCAGCCTGCTTTGGAATAGAGAGCTTTGTTACGAAAAGACCTGCAAGACATGCCCACAGCGTTCCATACAGAATTTTATTTGTGAAATACCATAATGGCACTTCAAGCATCTGGCTACTTTGATGCACCAGCCAATCGAAAAACGTGAATATAAGAATTGCACAAAAAAGAAAAAAAGAGCGCCGTATGTGGCGCTTTATTCGCGCTTTCATGTTTATTGTGGTTTTAATCCGAGCATTTCTTTCAATGCGCAATAACAGAAAAAGCTTTCTACCAACGCAATCCAACCCA
The Candidatus Woesearchaeota archaeon DNA segment above includes these coding regions:
- a CDS encoding cupredoxin family copper-binding protein, with translation MVFFLVSCGEKAAETEVVATQPVLGEEGAGVEETVVVNVGDSDVSVSVGNDEEKDSEEQSDTEETAEAEIVAVAMRNYKFDDQEIRIKEGTTVVWTNYDSAPHTVDGEGLNSRTISQGESWTYTFTKKGLYDYYCSYHPSMTGNVVVE
- a CDS encoding NAD(P)/FAD-dependent oxidoreductase, whose product is MKKHSTGALSKEQRQEQDAIYKQRKKYDFIIIGTGISALTVGALLAHAGKKICMVEAHDVPGGYAHTFKMGDFHFCAQIHYIWGCAPGERIYEFLKQIGLEKDITFELFNPEGYDRVVLPDEKSVMIPYGFDKLERHIEAAYPGEGKKVNKFCKILTTIRKEIAFLPKQKSGWWEYVKSFPKCLTILKYRKKTLQDVFDECGLSKEAQAVLCANAGDFMLPPERLSIFAYIALFCGYNNGAYYPTKHFKYLTERLASFITEHEGCHIFYETEVDKINTEENKVTSLETKDGKTFTATQFICNMDPQAASYIIGRDKFPKQYIKKLDYEYSPSGVMIYLGLKDIDLLKYGFGKYNTWHLLQWDMNKMWKEQLEEHNFEKQWFFISTPTLHTEKAGTAPKGSHVMEIATVTGYDVFKNMQKNSYKEYLQAKMAVAERMLDLVEKYYVPDLRKHIAVKVVGTPVTHEDFCQAIRGNAYGSNMTPEQMGLGRLKAKTPFTNFFWCNASSGYAGVYGTVATGMNLYMDLTGDKFFDSRNVPDDEKIIAWVCKKQ
- a CDS encoding FAD-dependent oxidoreductase, with amino-acid sequence MKTPRLRKIAVIGAGIAGLTCAYELQKAGFAVTVYEKENIVGGRMSTRTKKDMPFDIGANHLANVYTEMRKYCNELGVLWQKMSFLQYGIARDGNILPLTAGVSWVSKVLLSLQFLRCGKGIDFFDLSTARAYDHENAYDFMKRKTGKEIADYYVDPFASTYQFHRAKEISVSALLGVMQSIKYHKKDWDLHNTKGGMSALPNALAKQLHVRTATPVTHIHARKKSVELVTNGKTASFEKAVLATTAGITKKIYKNPTREQQKVLDGTPYSSTISVAFRVPSKKMRQFSVVWVPYKESSAISGFTNEKMKGEELIHKDKSMLSVWLHEDFAKKILDKPDKEIFSLVRKEFLKICSWLDEDDLEGYDLHRWPEAMPKFSQEHIRSVSEFLKKGQGENNIYFCGDYLNSPWTEGALRCGQRVAQQIIASYKPTQ
- a CDS encoding DUF4258 domain-containing protein, whose translation is MDGYGLDIEEVETALKQGMKWKEHDTEKWHANMAGTECVFVKEEDTLFVITVYKNMGEKL
- a CDS encoding class I SAM-dependent methyltransferase, translated to MSKNLTSVQSLYHLGHATWYDPFRILWTRIVEHTLEKDFLEALQMNITSKTKIVEIGCGTGINIGRILSLQKPFPSYLGIDFSPDMLAVAQQKFGRQEHISFLEGDARTVVLPKTIDLMICTWVLSHIPEPSAVVNRGYKNLAKDGTILLVFLTKPVWYIAFWFLPLATHLFRSTFVSAEEIEKMNGKKEIKKYACGLATFVVIKKI
- a CDS encoding DoxX family membrane protein: MIFQKIEAKAQQYQWLAPILLRTGVAVVFLIFGIDKFFHVNAWLAYVPPLAAQFIPINLTLFMYIQGVIEAVLGFLLLIGFWSRTVSFLCALHLAGIIVALGYNEITVRDFGLFMATLALSLREQMKWSIDSWMKKERE